Genomic window (Papilio machaon chromosome 12, ilPapMach1.1, whole genome shotgun sequence):
ttagaaattgaaataaattatagacaAATGACATcgttttaatctatatatataaaagaaagtcgtgttagttacaccatttataactcaagaacggctgaatcgatttgactgaaaattggtgggcaggtagcttagaaccaggaataggacacaggataatttttaccccgttttcttttttttttttattccgcgcggacggagtcgcgggtaaaagctagttactaaataattatgcCCCTCTAAACGCACAATTACTAAATTGTGTATAACcgcaatttgaatttaaaataataacatcaaaaatatttgtacgtTTATGATTCACAATATTTACAACCTAAATGAGTAAAAATtctgaaataatttacattttagaaaatacattattgcttcatttaaagtaattggtaagtcttcacaagtataattttgtaacaatagatggcgctacaAGCGACAAAGTttgtagttattaatttagcCACGCGGCGCCACTGGTACAtacaattttaagaaattgattgaaaaaaaaaacataaggtGTTCGGCTATTACAATGAGAGACGATCATTACACGAATTAGCAAACCAGTagaatactttataattagttttgtCTAGGTCTAGCTTTAAACATTgttaagaaaacttaatatgtgAAAAACGTGGACGGATAGGAATAATGTAATGTGAAAAGTCAACACCAAGATTTCGGCATCGCACtactaattaataactaactaCATCAagtaaaaagtacaaaaaaaaccgAGTGTGTCCAGTGAAGTGGTTTTGTAAGACAACTTACTTTGTCTCTGCTTACATCTCTCTCTATTATCATAATACGTGGGCTAAGTGTCGTCCTCAACTGTAGGCGAGTCCGCTGCAGCCGTGCGCGTGGAGCAGGCCGGGGGCGCAGTCCTGCCAGTGAGCCAGCACGCCGTGCGCCTCGCCCACCAGCTGGCTGTACGGCACCTCCACCTGCTCCTGCGCCAGCGACTCCTGCCTCGCCTGCATCTCTTGATCTGCTTCGTAATTGTTCCGTGTGTCCGACTGTTGGTACTGTAGGCACTGAAAGTGACAAGTCGGTGTTAgaacttaataaaatgtttgtttgtttgaaacaaCTTTTACCTTATCTAAACTGGAAATCGAGTACGTAGTCTAGATTCATCTTTTTCGATCTTCCAAATTTAATAACTCAAGCCGAAGTTATATAGTAAAACGAAAACAAGTACCGCGTACCTGCGACTGATACTTGCAGCGCTTGAAGCGGCCGTACAGCGAGGAGTACGGCAGGTTGTAGTGGATCGCCGCCTGGTTTATAGACATCTGACCCACTctgtaatttacaaaaacacttttttattatagaaaaatcCGCGCGTTACGCTAACGGCCAAAAAGAACGATTCATGATTAAAATGAACGAATGAGAAATGTCGAGAAAAGTCGACGGCAACCTGACGGCCTCCAGCGCCTCCCCCATGGCGTGCTCGGACCAGGGCGTGGGGTTGGCGCGGGACAACTCGATGCCCTCTCTCTTGCAGCGGCCGTACAGCGTGCCGGAGGGGATGCCGTACTGCGCGGCGGCGCGCTGCACCGACGCGGCGCCGCAGCGGATGGCGGCGAGCGCGCGCTGCAGGTCGCCGCGGCGCCAGCGCGTCGGTGCCGCGTTGAACGGCGCCGCCAGTCTGATGCCCTCGCGCCGCGCGATCTTGTACAGCGTGCTGCTCGGGATGcctgcacacacacacacaccgCACGATATACGACAACGTCCTCCGAGTTATCGGGCGCGGCGCCGAGGGCCGCGTACCGTATGCCTTGCTGGCCTTGTTGGCGGAGAGCGTGCCGGCGCGCAGGGCGGCCAGCGCGGCCAGCAGCTCCGCCTCGCCCCAGCTGCGCGCTGTCGCCTCCCGCTTCGGCGTGTCGATGCCCAGCCGCCGTGCGCGCTGCCACAGCGTCGTCGACGGGATGCCGTACGTCGCGGAAGCCTGCCGACCCGCAATCGTCTTAtactatttattcaaaaatactaGTGGACTACTCGTTGCGTGAATAAGACAGTTATGAGTGCGGCGGTAGGTACTTTGAATGTGTTACCTTGGTGAGGGTCATGCGGCGGTCGCGCAGGGCCTGCAGCGCGCGCTGCATGTCGCGCGGGCCCCAGGCGCGCGGGCCGGGCGGGCTGTCCCCGCCGCGAGCCTCGGCGCCCTCGCTGCTACCGCCACACGAGCTCGCCTCGTCGCTCAGCATCTGCTGCTCTGCGAGTTAACGCCACAAGCCACTGTAGTTGCGTACCGGCTACCAACGCATATACCGTGAAAGCAGTGTTGTACTCACCCCCCTCCGAAAGCGGTTCATCCTTGACGGACAGCAGAGGCATCAGGTCGGGCTCCGCGGCGTCCGCGATCAACCTCAGATGACGATCTAGGAGTGTTGTCCCCTGCGAATGTATACTTGATGATTGGCATGGCTAGATTGCAGACGCGTCATGAGGTAGACATGTGACTCACGGTGTGGGCGCGCGCGGGCTCGAGGGTCTCGAAGCAGTGAGCGGCGTGCGGTGAGCGCGGCGAGGCGGGCGTGtcgtgcggcgtgcggcgcgCGTGCACCGGcgtggcggcgggcgcggcgggcgcgggcgggcACAGCTCCAGACCCACACCCACCTGCATGGGACAttcttaattcaaaaataacggAACACACAGCTTATACGTTGCTTCCGATTGAATTCGTAACTTTTTGTAAaactaacaattatttttgttattatagaCTCCTTGACACCGTTTTAAAATTGACATGTTTGAATT
Coding sequences:
- the LOC106718898 gene encoding uncharacterized protein LOC106718898, with amino-acid sequence MQVGVGLELCPPAPAAPAATPVHARRTPHDTPASPRSPHAAHCFETLEPARAHTGTTLLDRHLRLIADAAEPDLMPLLSVKDEPLSEGEQQMLSDEASSCGGSSEGAEARGGDSPPGPRAWGPRDMQRALQALRDRRMTLTKASATYGIPSTTLWQRARRLGIDTPKREATARSWGEAELLAALAALRAGTLSANKASKAYGIPSSTLYKIARREGIRLAAPFNAAPTRWRRGDLQRALAAIRCGAASVQRAAAQYGIPSGTLYGRCKREGIELSRANPTPWSEHAMGEALEAVRVGQMSINQAAIHYNLPYSSLYGRFKRCKYQSQCLQYQQSDTRNNYEADQEMQARQESLAQEQVEVPYSQLVGEAHGVLAHWQDCAPGLLHAHGCSGLAYS